A window of Pseudomonas guangdongensis contains these coding sequences:
- the uvrB gene encoding excinuclease ABC subunit UvrB, whose amino-acid sequence MSAFKLVTRFKPAGDQPEAIRQMVEGLEAGLSHQTLLGVTGSGKTFSIANVIARVQRPTLILAPNKTLAAQLYGEFRSFFPDNAVEYFVSYYDYYQPEAYVPSSDTYIEKDASINDHIEQMRLSATKALLERPDAIIVATVSSIYGLGDPESYLKMVLHVDRGDRLDQRELLRRLAELQYTRNDVDFARATFRVRGDVIDIYPAESELEAIRIELFDDEVESLAAFDPLTGEVIKKLPRFTFYPKSHYVTPRETLLEAVEQIKVELQQRLEYLRGAGKLVEAQRLEQRTRFDIEMILELGYCNGIENYSRYLSGRTPGEAPPTLYDYLPDNALLVIDESHVSVPQVGAMYKGDRSRKETLVEYGFRLPSALDNRPMKFEEWEAASPQTIFVSATPGPYEAEHAGRVIEQVVRPTGLVDPQIEVRPATTQVDDLLSEIHQCVAAGERVLVTTLTKRMAEDLTDYLGDHDVRVRYLHSDIDTVERVEIIRDLRSGAFDVLVGINLLREGLDMPEVALVAILDADKEGFLRSERSLIQTIGRAARNLKGRAILYADQMTGSMQRAIDETERRRAKQIAFNEQHGIVPQGVKKDVQDILEGAVVPGSRSRKRGAAAKAAEENARYEAQLNSPSEITKRIRQLEEKMFELARDLEFEAAAQLRDEIQKLRERLLAL is encoded by the coding sequence ATGTCCGCATTCAAGCTCGTCACCCGCTTCAAGCCCGCCGGCGACCAGCCGGAGGCGATCCGCCAGATGGTCGAGGGCCTGGAGGCCGGGCTGTCGCACCAGACCCTGCTCGGCGTGACCGGCTCGGGCAAGACCTTCAGCATCGCCAACGTGATCGCCAGGGTGCAGCGCCCGACGCTGATCCTCGCGCCGAACAAGACCCTGGCGGCGCAGCTGTACGGCGAATTCCGCAGCTTCTTCCCCGACAACGCGGTGGAGTACTTCGTCTCCTACTACGACTACTACCAGCCCGAAGCCTACGTGCCGTCCTCGGATACCTACATCGAGAAGGACGCCTCGATCAACGACCACATCGAGCAGATGCGCCTGTCGGCGACCAAGGCGCTGCTGGAGCGACCGGACGCGATCATCGTCGCCACGGTGTCGTCGATCTATGGCCTGGGCGATCCCGAGTCGTACCTGAAGATGGTCCTGCATGTGGATCGCGGCGACCGGCTCGACCAGCGCGAACTGCTGCGCCGGCTGGCCGAACTGCAGTACACCCGCAACGATGTCGACTTCGCCCGCGCCACCTTCCGCGTGCGCGGCGACGTGATCGACATCTATCCGGCCGAGTCCGAACTGGAAGCGATCCGCATCGAGCTGTTCGACGACGAGGTGGAGAGTCTGGCGGCCTTCGATCCGCTGACCGGCGAGGTGATCAAGAAGCTGCCGCGCTTCACCTTCTATCCCAAGAGCCACTACGTCACCCCGCGCGAGACGCTGCTGGAGGCGGTGGAGCAGATCAAGGTCGAGCTGCAGCAGCGCCTGGAGTACCTGCGCGGCGCGGGCAAGCTGGTCGAGGCGCAGCGCCTGGAGCAGCGCACCCGCTTCGACATCGAGATGATCCTCGAACTGGGCTACTGCAACGGCATCGAGAACTACTCCCGCTACCTGTCCGGCCGCACGCCGGGCGAGGCGCCGCCGACCCTCTACGACTACCTGCCGGACAACGCGCTGCTGGTGATCGACGAGTCCCACGTCAGCGTTCCGCAGGTCGGCGCCATGTACAAGGGCGACCGCTCGCGCAAGGAAACCCTGGTGGAGTACGGCTTCCGTCTGCCCTCGGCGCTGGACAACCGGCCGATGAAGTTCGAGGAATGGGAGGCGGCCAGCCCGCAGACCATCTTCGTCTCCGCCACCCCCGGCCCCTACGAGGCCGAGCACGCCGGACGGGTGATCGAGCAGGTGGTGCGCCCCACCGGGCTGGTCGACCCGCAGATCGAGGTGCGCCCGGCGACCACCCAGGTCGACGACCTGCTCTCGGAGATCCACCAGTGCGTGGCTGCCGGCGAGCGGGTGCTGGTCACCACCCTGACCAAGCGCATGGCCGAGGACCTCACCGACTACCTGGGCGACCACGACGTGCGGGTGCGCTACCTGCACTCGGACATCGACACCGTCGAGCGCGTGGAGATCATCCGCGACCTGCGCAGCGGCGCCTTCGACGTGCTGGTCGGCATCAACCTGCTGCGCGAGGGGCTGGACATGCCCGAGGTGGCGCTGGTGGCGATCCTCGACGCCGACAAGGAAGGCTTCCTGCGCAGCGAGCGCTCGCTGATCCAGACCATCGGCCGCGCCGCGCGCAACCTCAAGGGCCGGGCGATCCTCTACGCCGACCAGATGACCGGCTCGATGCAGCGCGCCATCGACGAGACCGAACGGCGCCGCGCCAAGCAGATCGCCTTCAACGAGCAGCACGGCATCGTCCCGCAGGGCGTCAAGAAGGACGTGCAGGACATCCTCGAAGGCGCCGTGGTGCCCGGCTCGCGCAGCCGCAAGCGCGGCGCTGCGGCCAAGGCGGCGGAGGAGAACGCGCGCTACGAGGCGCAGCTCAACTCGCCCAGCGAGATCACCAAGCGCATCCGCCAGCTGGAAGAGAAGATGTTCGAGCTGGCCCGCGATCTGGAGTTCGAGGCCGCCGCGCAGCTGCGCGACGAGATCCAGAAGCTGCGCGAGCGGTTGCTGGCGTTGTAG
- a CDS encoding amino acid aminotransferase, which yields MSLFSAVEMAPRDPILGLNEAFNADPRPNKVNLGVGVYFTEEGRIPLLRAVVEAEKARLEARAPRGYLPIEGIAAYDSAVQKLLFGEDSPLLAEGRVVTTQSLGGTGALKTGADFLKRLLPDAVVAISNPSWENHRALFESAGFQVENYSYYDAATQGLNLAGMLADLRALPARSIVVLHACCHNPTGVDLSSADWQQVLEVVRERDHVPFLDIAYQGFGDGIVEDAEAVRLFADSGLQFFVSSSFSKSFSLYGERVGALSIVTASKEEAGRVLSQVKRVIRTNYSNPPTHGASVVAAVLNSPELRALWEEELGEMRQRIKQLRNGMVEQLAALGAKRDFSFVNAQRGMFSYSGLTGDQVERLKNEFGIYAVGTGRICVAALNSKNLEVVSRAIVEVL from the coding sequence ATGAGCCTGTTCTCCGCCGTCGAAATGGCGCCCCGCGATCCGATCCTGGGCCTCAACGAAGCCTTCAACGCCGATCCCCGTCCGAACAAGGTCAACCTGGGCGTTGGCGTGTACTTCACCGAGGAAGGCCGCATTCCGCTGCTGCGCGCCGTGGTCGAGGCCGAGAAGGCCCGTCTGGAAGCCCGCGCACCGCGCGGCTACCTGCCGATCGAAGGCATCGCCGCCTACGACAGCGCCGTGCAGAAGCTGCTGTTCGGCGAGGACTCGCCGCTGCTGGCCGAAGGCCGCGTGGTCACCACCCAGTCGCTCGGCGGCACCGGCGCGCTGAAGACCGGCGCCGACTTCCTCAAGCGCCTGCTGCCCGACGCCGTGGTGGCGATCAGCAACCCGAGCTGGGAAAACCACCGCGCCCTGTTCGAATCCGCCGGCTTCCAGGTCGAGAACTACAGCTACTACGACGCCGCCACCCAGGGCCTGAACCTGGCCGGCATGCTCGCCGACCTGCGCGCCCTGCCGGCCCGCTCCATCGTCGTGCTGCACGCCTGCTGCCACAACCCGACCGGCGTCGACCTGTCCAGCGCCGACTGGCAGCAGGTGCTGGAGGTGGTCCGCGAGCGCGACCACGTGCCGTTCCTCGACATCGCCTACCAGGGCTTCGGCGACGGTATCGTCGAGGACGCCGAGGCGGTGCGCCTGTTCGCCGACTCCGGCCTGCAGTTCTTCGTCTCCAGCTCCTTCTCCAAGTCGTTCTCGCTGTACGGCGAGCGCGTCGGCGCGCTGTCCATCGTCACCGCGTCGAAGGAGGAAGCCGGCCGCGTGCTGTCGCAGGTCAAGCGCGTGATCCGCACCAACTACTCCAACCCGCCAACCCACGGCGCCAGCGTGGTCGCCGCGGTGCTCAACAGCCCCGAGCTGCGCGCCCTGTGGGAAGAGGAACTGGGCGAGATGCGCCAGCGCATCAAGCAGCTGCGCAACGGCATGGTCGAGCAGCTCGCCGCCCTCGGCGCCAAGCGCGACTTCTCCTTCGTCAACGCCCAGCGCGGCATGTTCTCCTACTCCGGCCTGACCGGCGATCAGGTCGAGCGCCTGAAGAACGAGTTCGGCATCTACGCCGTCGGCACCGGGCGCATCTGCGTCGCCGCGCTGAACAGCAAGAACCTCGAAGTGGTCAGCCGCGCCATCGTCGAGGTGCTCTGA
- the recD gene encoding exodeoxyribonuclease V subunit alpha, whose translation MSETLSFDLAPAGALHDGAALLQLLGTWVERGWLRELDRALAAFFAELEPASPPLALLAAALASHQLGHGHVCLDLAATLASPDFALSLPPEGEDAARATLLPSQVLAGLGVADWLTALRASALVAVDGADEAAPLVLHGERLYLRRYWSYEQAVAAALAARLDDAPALPGDLAARLARLFPEPLRVDGERQTDWQKLACALAARGSFALLTGGPGTGKTTTVVRLLALLQEPALAAGQPLRIRLAAPTGKAAARLTESIGAQVASLPVEAHVRAQIPSEVATLHRLLGSRPDSRHFRHHAGNPLPLDVLVVDEASMIDLEMMACLLDALPRHARLVLLGDKDQLASVEAGALLGDLCRDAEGGFYAPATRAWLEEVGGETLADPALQDGAADSRPLAQRTVMLRHSRRFAGGSGIGRLARAVNGCDPAAARAILAEGRDDLHLLALRGEQDAALERLLLDGRPAQGGQRPQGYAHYLNVLHAGRPPADTPADAMAWTDWARQVLAAFDDFQLLCAVRKGPWGVEGLNPRIAAALQRRGLLESDQGWYEGRPVLVTRNDYSLGLMNGDIGIALRLPEPAERPGEAPRSVLRVVFPRNDGSGALRYILPSRLSAVETVFAMTVHKSQGSEFAHTALILPDTLNPVLTKELVYTAVTRARNWFSLIESRSGVFDEAVRRRVQRRSGLVEALGG comes from the coding sequence ATGAGCGAAACCCTGTCCTTCGACCTCGCGCCGGCTGGCGCCCTGCACGACGGCGCCGCGCTGCTGCAGCTCCTCGGCACCTGGGTGGAGCGCGGCTGGCTGCGCGAGCTGGACCGCGCCCTGGCGGCGTTCTTCGCCGAACTGGAGCCGGCCAGCCCGCCGCTGGCGCTGCTCGCCGCCGCGCTGGCCAGCCACCAGCTCGGCCACGGCCACGTCTGCCTGGACCTGGCCGCCACCCTGGCCAGCCCGGACTTCGCCCTGTCGCTGCCGCCCGAGGGCGAGGACGCGGCGCGGGCGACCCTGCTGCCCTCCCAGGTGCTCGCCGGACTGGGCGTGGCCGACTGGCTGACGGCGCTGCGCGCCAGCGCCCTGGTGGCGGTCGACGGTGCGGACGAGGCCGCGCCGCTGGTGCTGCACGGCGAGCGCCTCTACCTGCGCCGCTACTGGAGCTACGAACAGGCGGTGGCCGCCGCCTTGGCGGCGCGCCTGGACGATGCGCCGGCGCTGCCGGGCGATCTCGCCGCGCGCCTGGCCCGGCTGTTCCCCGAGCCGCTGCGGGTCGACGGCGAGCGCCAGACCGACTGGCAGAAGCTCGCCTGCGCGCTGGCCGCGCGCGGCAGCTTCGCGCTGCTCACCGGCGGCCCCGGCACCGGCAAGACCACCACGGTGGTGCGCCTCTTGGCGCTCTTGCAGGAGCCGGCGCTGGCCGCCGGCCAGCCGCTGCGCATCCGCCTGGCGGCGCCCACCGGCAAGGCCGCCGCGCGGCTCACCGAGTCGATCGGCGCCCAGGTCGCCTCGTTGCCGGTCGAGGCGCACGTGCGCGCGCAGATACCCAGCGAGGTCGCCACCCTGCACCGCCTGCTCGGCAGCCGGCCGGACAGCCGGCACTTCCGCCACCACGCCGGCAACCCGCTGCCGCTCGACGTGCTGGTGGTCGACGAGGCCTCGATGATCGATCTGGAGATGATGGCCTGCCTGCTCGACGCGCTGCCGCGCCACGCCCGGCTGGTGCTGCTCGGCGACAAGGACCAGCTCGCCTCGGTGGAGGCCGGCGCGCTGCTCGGCGACCTGTGCCGCGACGCCGAAGGCGGTTTCTATGCGCCCGCGACCCGCGCCTGGCTGGAGGAGGTCGGCGGCGAGACGCTGGCCGATCCGGCGCTGCAGGACGGTGCGGCGGACAGTCGCCCGCTGGCCCAGCGCACCGTGATGCTGCGCCACTCGCGGCGCTTCGCCGGCGGCTCGGGGATCGGCCGTCTGGCCCGCGCGGTCAACGGCTGCGATCCGGCCGCGGCGCGGGCGATCCTCGCCGAAGGCCGTGACGATCTGCACCTGCTGGCCCTGCGCGGCGAGCAGGACGCCGCGCTGGAGCGCCTGCTGCTCGACGGCCGGCCGGCGCAGGGCGGGCAACGGCCGCAAGGCTACGCCCACTACCTGAATGTGCTGCACGCCGGTCGCCCGCCGGCCGACACTCCGGCGGACGCCATGGCCTGGACGGACTGGGCGCGGCAGGTGCTCGCTGCCTTCGACGACTTCCAGCTGCTCTGCGCGGTGCGCAAGGGGCCGTGGGGCGTCGAGGGCCTCAACCCGCGCATCGCCGCCGCCCTGCAGCGGCGCGGCCTGCTGGAGAGCGACCAGGGCTGGTACGAGGGGCGTCCGGTGCTGGTCACCCGCAACGACTACAGCCTGGGGCTGATGAACGGCGACATCGGCATCGCCCTGCGCCTGCCCGAGCCCGCCGAACGGCCGGGCGAGGCGCCGCGCAGCGTGCTGCGCGTGGTGTTCCCGCGCAACGACGGCTCGGGCGCGCTGCGTTACATCCTGCCCAGCCGGCTGAGCGCGGTGGAGACGGTGTTCGCCATGACCGTGCACAAGTCCCAGGGCTCGGAGTTCGCCCACACCGCGCTGATCCTCCCCGACACCCTCAACCCGGTGCTGACCAAGGAGCTGGTCTACACCGCCGTCACCCGCGCCCGGAACTGGTTCAGCCTGATCGAGAGCCGCTCGGGGGTGTTCGACGAGGCCGTCAGGCGACGGGTGCAGCGGCGCAGCGGGCTGGTGGAGGCGCTGGGGGGCTAG
- a CDS encoding benzoate/H(+) symporter BenE family transporter, which produces MHALPSPSHLGAGLVAVLVGFTSSAAIIFQAAAAAGADAAQASSWLWALCLGCGLTSIGLSLYYRAPLLTAWSTPGAALLAGSLGSFSMAEAVGAFLFSAALITLSGVTGLFARLMQRIPQALAAAMLAGVLLRFGLDLFVAGGNQPLLVGSLFAAYLLSKRLLPRYAILVVLLLGILLAGWLDLLQLQRIELSLARPQFIAPAFSWAALIGVGIPLFVVTMASQNLPGVAVLRGAGYLQVPVSPLIGWTGLASLLLAPFGGFAINLAAITAAICAGPEAGPEPQRRYWAAVCAGGCYLLIGLCGAGVASLFAAFPEALVLAIAGLALLVTLSNSLAGALQDVSQREPALITFLVTASGVSLLGVGAAFWGLVAGALASAVLNGRLNRRVG; this is translated from the coding sequence ATGCACGCACTGCCCTCCCCCAGCCACCTCGGTGCCGGCCTGGTCGCCGTGCTGGTCGGCTTCACCAGCTCGGCGGCGATCATCTTCCAGGCCGCGGCCGCCGCCGGAGCCGACGCCGCGCAGGCCAGTTCCTGGCTGTGGGCGCTGTGCCTGGGCTGCGGACTGACCAGCATCGGCCTGTCGCTGTACTACCGCGCGCCGCTGCTCACCGCCTGGTCGACGCCCGGCGCCGCGCTGCTGGCCGGCAGCCTGGGCAGCTTCAGCATGGCCGAGGCAGTCGGCGCCTTCCTGTTCAGCGCCGCGCTGATCACCCTGAGCGGCGTGACCGGGCTGTTCGCGCGCCTCATGCAGCGCATCCCCCAGGCCCTGGCCGCCGCCATGCTGGCCGGGGTGCTGCTGCGCTTCGGCCTCGACCTGTTCGTCGCCGGCGGCAACCAGCCGCTGCTGGTCGGCAGCCTGTTCGCCGCCTACCTGCTGAGCAAGCGCCTGCTGCCGCGCTACGCCATCCTCGTCGTCCTGCTGCTGGGCATCCTGCTGGCCGGCTGGCTGGATCTGCTGCAGCTGCAGCGCATCGAACTGTCCCTGGCCCGCCCGCAGTTCATCGCGCCGGCGTTTTCCTGGGCGGCGCTGATCGGCGTGGGCATTCCGCTGTTCGTGGTCACCATGGCCTCGCAGAACCTGCCCGGCGTGGCGGTGCTGCGCGGCGCCGGCTACCTGCAGGTGCCGGTCTCGCCGCTGATCGGCTGGACCGGGCTGGCCAGCCTGCTGCTCGCCCCGTTCGGCGGCTTCGCCATCAACCTGGCGGCGATCACCGCGGCGATCTGCGCCGGCCCCGAGGCCGGCCCGGAGCCACAGCGGCGCTACTGGGCGGCGGTCTGCGCCGGGGGCTGCTATCTGCTGATCGGCCTGTGCGGCGCAGGCGTGGCCAGCCTGTTCGCCGCCTTTCCCGAGGCGCTGGTGCTGGCCATCGCCGGCCTCGCCCTGCTGGTCACCCTGAGCAACAGCCTGGCCGGCGCCCTGCAGGACGTATCCCAGCGCGAACCGGCGCTGATCACCTTCCTGGTCACCGCCTCGGGGGTGAGCCTGCTAGGCGTCGGCGCGGCGTTCTGGGGGCTGGTCGCCGGCGCCCTGGCCAGCGCGGTGCTGAATGGCCGGCTGAACCGTAGGGTGGGTTAG
- the recB gene encoding exodeoxyribonuclease V subunit beta, protein MSPITHDQRPLALRFPLRGSRLIEASAGTGKTFTISALYLRLVLGHGEGATGFGRELLPPEILVVTFTDAATRELRERIRARLVQAARVFRAEEAGDDLLQQLRGDFMPERWPACARRLDIAAQWMDEAAVSTIHGWCQRMLREHAFDSGSLFEQRLETDHGELLAEVARDYWRQQCYPLDGAALDWVIAHWQHPDSLPGRVRPLLGEAAEPCGTPLGRLLDAALAEQARELAALKAPWPAWADELERLLDAAVAGKCVDGRKIQARYYQPWFARLREWAGGAATELDLGAGFARLTPDGLAEAWKKGSTPDHPALPAMAALPARLAALRGPAEAAQRHAAAWIGQRFEAEKRRRAEMGFDDMLARLDAALRGDSGARLAAVIRQQFPVALIDEFQDTDPLQYRIFDAIYRVESDDQATGLFLIGDPKQAIYAFRGADIHTYLHARRATAGRHENLDTNFRSSQALVAAVNRVFALAERREAGQGAFLFREGDDNPLPFLAVRAHGRAEVWQVAGETPPALNFWHLAGAEPLSAGAYRSEMAARAASEIVRLLRLGQQGRAGFAKADAFAALQPSDIAVLVRDRKEAEAIRSQLARRGVRSVYLSDKDSVFASQEARDLLLWLRACAEPDLDRPLRAALASRTLGLELAELEQLNQDERHWERRVMQFRGYRQRWQRQGVLPLLHRLLHDFALPQRLMARADGERALTNLLHLAELLQQAAAELDGEQALIRHLAELLAGAPQGADEQVLRLESDAALVRVVTIHKSKGLEYPLVFLPFICAFRPVDGGQPLQVHDGERRRLVLQPDQATIERAERERLGEDLRLLYVALTRARHACWLGVADLKDGRANTSGLHRAALGYLLGGGTPLPDTAALAQWLAPLAVAGESAVLAAPEVDAAQFVEPSSAAAELRWRVPQRKAAEHWWIASYSALRLGEVEAPPSRFEDAAPDSPAAQKAADDERESVAVALGAREAPSLHRFPRGPNPGTFLHGLLELAGREGFAALAAEPERLREQIARRCQLRGLTAWVEPLADWLLDLVRRPLALGEGGAVALAQLASYQPELEFWFEARHVDVRRLDALVQEYVLPGMARPALSRDTLNGMFKGFIDLAFEHDGRYYVVDYKSNWLGEDDAAYTAEAMQRAVAAQRYDLQYVLYLLALHRQLQVRLSDYDYDRHMGGALYLFLRGSRADGQGIHHARPPRVLIEALDALFKGQSVEIPA, encoded by the coding sequence ATGAGCCCGATCACCCACGACCAGCGCCCGCTGGCGCTGCGTTTCCCGTTGCGCGGCAGCCGGCTGATCGAGGCCAGCGCCGGCACCGGCAAGACCTTCACCATCTCCGCGCTGTACCTGCGTCTGGTGCTCGGCCACGGCGAGGGCGCAACCGGCTTCGGTCGCGAGCTGCTGCCGCCGGAAATCCTCGTGGTGACCTTCACCGACGCCGCCACCCGCGAGCTGCGCGAGCGCATCCGCGCCCGCCTGGTGCAGGCCGCCCGGGTGTTCCGCGCCGAGGAGGCCGGCGACGACCTGCTGCAGCAGCTGCGCGGCGACTTCATGCCCGAGCGGTGGCCGGCCTGCGCGCGGCGCTTGGACATCGCCGCGCAGTGGATGGACGAGGCGGCGGTGTCGACCATCCACGGCTGGTGCCAGCGCATGCTGCGCGAGCACGCCTTCGACAGCGGCAGCCTGTTCGAGCAGCGCCTGGAGACCGATCACGGCGAGCTGCTCGCCGAAGTGGCGCGCGACTACTGGCGCCAGCAGTGCTACCCGCTGGACGGTGCGGCGCTGGACTGGGTGATCGCGCACTGGCAGCACCCGGACAGCCTGCCGGGCCGCGTGCGGCCGCTGCTCGGCGAGGCCGCCGAGCCTTGCGGCACGCCCCTCGGCAGGCTGCTCGACGCTGCGCTGGCCGAGCAGGCACGCGAGCTGGCCGCGCTCAAGGCGCCCTGGCCGGCGTGGGCCGACGAGCTGGAGCGGCTGCTGGACGCGGCCGTGGCGGGCAAGTGCGTGGACGGACGCAAGATCCAGGCCCGTTATTACCAGCCCTGGTTCGCCCGCCTGCGCGAGTGGGCGGGTGGCGCGGCGACGGAGCTGGACCTGGGCGCCGGCTTCGCCCGTCTGACTCCGGACGGCCTGGCCGAGGCCTGGAAGAAGGGCAGCACCCCCGACCACCCGGCGCTGCCGGCCATGGCCGCGCTGCCGGCGCGCCTCGCCGCCCTGCGCGGCCCCGCCGAGGCCGCCCAGCGCCACGCCGCCGCCTGGATCGGCCAGCGCTTCGAGGCGGAAAAACGCCGCCGCGCCGAGATGGGCTTCGACGACATGCTCGCCCGCCTCGACGCCGCCCTGCGCGGCGACAGCGGCGCGCGGCTGGCCGCGGTGATCCGCCAGCAGTTTCCGGTGGCGCTGATCGACGAATTCCAGGACACCGACCCGCTGCAGTACCGGATCTTCGACGCCATCTACCGCGTCGAGAGCGACGATCAGGCCACCGGACTGTTCCTGATCGGCGATCCCAAGCAGGCGATCTACGCCTTCCGCGGCGCCGATATCCACACCTACCTGCACGCCCGCCGCGCCACCGCGGGCCGCCACGAGAACCTGGACACCAACTTCCGCTCCAGCCAGGCGCTGGTCGCCGCGGTCAACCGGGTGTTCGCGCTGGCCGAGCGGCGCGAGGCCGGGCAGGGCGCCTTCCTGTTCCGCGAGGGCGATGACAACCCGCTGCCGTTCCTCGCGGTGCGTGCCCACGGCCGCGCGGAGGTCTGGCAGGTGGCGGGCGAGACGCCGCCGGCGCTGAACTTCTGGCACCTGGCCGGCGCCGAGCCACTATCCGCCGGCGCCTATCGCAGCGAGATGGCGGCGCGCGCGGCCAGCGAGATCGTTCGCCTGCTGCGCCTCGGCCAGCAGGGCCGCGCCGGCTTCGCCAAGGCGGACGCTTTCGCCGCGCTGCAGCCCAGCGACATCGCCGTGCTGGTGCGCGACCGCAAGGAAGCCGAGGCGATCCGCAGCCAGCTGGCGCGGCGCGGGGTGCGCAGCGTCTACCTGTCCGACAAGGATTCGGTGTTCGCCAGCCAGGAGGCCCGCGACCTGCTGCTGTGGCTGCGCGCCTGCGCCGAGCCGGACCTCGACCGTCCGCTGCGCGCCGCACTGGCCAGCCGCACCCTGGGCCTGGAGCTGGCCGAGCTGGAGCAGCTCAACCAGGACGAGCGCCACTGGGAGCGGCGGGTCATGCAGTTTCGCGGCTACCGCCAGCGCTGGCAGCGCCAGGGCGTGCTGCCGCTGCTGCACCGGCTGCTCCACGACTTCGCCCTGCCGCAGCGGCTGATGGCGCGCGCCGACGGCGAGCGCGCGCTGACCAACCTGCTGCACCTGGCCGAGCTGCTGCAGCAGGCGGCCGCCGAGCTGGACGGCGAGCAGGCGCTGATCCGCCACCTGGCCGAGCTGCTGGCCGGCGCGCCGCAGGGCGCCGACGAGCAGGTGCTGCGCCTGGAAAGCGACGCCGCGCTGGTGCGGGTGGTGACCATCCACAAGTCCAAGGGGCTCGAATACCCGCTGGTGTTCCTGCCGTTCATCTGCGCCTTCCGCCCGGTCGACGGCGGCCAGCCGCTGCAGGTTCACGACGGCGAGCGCCGCCGCCTGGTGCTGCAGCCGGACCAGGCGACCATCGAGCGGGCCGAGCGCGAGCGCCTCGGCGAGGACCTGCGCCTGCTCTACGTGGCGCTGACCCGCGCCCGCCACGCCTGCTGGCTGGGCGTCGCCGACCTCAAGGACGGTCGCGCCAACACGTCCGGACTGCACCGCGCGGCGCTCGGCTACCTGCTCGGCGGCGGTACGCCGCTGCCGGACACTGCCGCGCTGGCGCAGTGGCTGGCGCCCCTGGCGGTGGCCGGGGAGAGCGCCGTGCTGGCGGCGCCCGAGGTCGACGCCGCGCAGTTTGTCGAGCCGTCGTCGGCGGCGGCCGAACTGCGCTGGCGGGTGCCGCAGCGCAAGGCCGCCGAGCACTGGTGGATCGCCTCCTACAGCGCCCTGCGGCTCGGTGAGGTCGAGGCGCCGCCGAGCCGCTTCGAGGACGCCGCGCCGGACAGTCCGGCGGCGCAGAAGGCCGCCGACGACGAGCGCGAGAGCGTCGCCGTGGCGCTCGGCGCGCGCGAGGCGCCGAGCCTGCACCGCTTCCCCCGTGGCCCCAATCCCGGCACCTTCCTCCACGGCCTGCTGGAACTGGCCGGCCGCGAGGGCTTCGCCGCGCTGGCCGCCGAGCCTGAGCGGCTGCGCGAGCAGATCGCCCGGCGCTGCCAGCTGCGCGGCCTGACCGCCTGGGTCGAGCCGCTCGCCGACTGGCTGCTCGACCTGGTCCGGCGCCCGCTGGCGCTCGGCGAGGGCGGCGCGGTGGCGCTGGCGCAACTGGCCAGCTACCAGCCGGAGCTGGAGTTCTGGTTCGAGGCGCGCCATGTCGACGTGCGCCGCCTCGACGCCCTGGTGCAGGAGTACGTGCTGCCCGGCATGGCGCGTCCGGCGCTGAGCCGCGACACCCTCAACGGCATGTTCAAGGGCTTCATCGACCTGGCCTTCGAGCACGACGGCCGCTACTACGTGGTCGATTACAAGTCCAACTGGCTGGGCGAGGACGACGCCGCCTACACGGCGGAGGCCATGCAGCGCGCGGTGGCCGCGCAGCGCTACGACCTGCAGTACGTGCTCTACCTGCTGGCCCTGCACCGCCAGTTGCAGGTGCGCCTGAGCGACTACGACTACGACCGCCACATGGGCGGCGCGCTCTACCTGTTCCTGCGCGGCAGCCGCGCGGACGGGCAGGGCATCCACCACGCCCGCCCGCCGCGGGTGCTGATCGAGGCGCTGGATGCGCTGTTCAAGGGCCAGTCCGTGGAGATCCCGGCATGA